One Streptomyces hundungensis DNA segment encodes these proteins:
- a CDS encoding serine hydrolase: MNSPVRSRITAAFTDAGLSGALCATDIDHGTTVTLAADTPVSTASVHKLCLVATLYREAAAGRLDPTTPVDIPAAARAPGPTGLAVMRDAARLSLRDLASLAIAVSDNAAADILWDHLGLDTVNATMAALGLPRTIAVHNQAGLYATMVDDTGSGGPAALVDPAAVARLTVLDPHRTNRSTPREITALLTAIWRDDLCPPPWAEELRAVLGVQAWSHRLASGFPFDDVRVSGKTGTLPTQRHEAGVVEYPDGGRYAVAVFTRAASTAVTLPAADAAIGRAARIAVDALRARRGGP; this comes from the coding sequence GTGAACAGCCCCGTACGCAGCCGCATCACCGCCGCCTTCACCGACGCCGGCCTCAGCGGAGCCCTCTGCGCCACCGACATCGACCACGGCACCACCGTCACCCTGGCCGCCGACACCCCCGTATCGACTGCCAGCGTCCACAAGCTGTGCCTCGTCGCCACCCTCTACCGCGAAGCCGCCGCCGGCCGCCTCGACCCCACCACCCCCGTCGACATCCCCGCCGCCGCCCGCGCCCCCGGCCCCACCGGACTCGCCGTCATGCGCGACGCGGCCCGACTGTCCCTGCGCGACCTCGCCTCCCTCGCCATCGCCGTCAGCGACAACGCCGCCGCCGACATCCTCTGGGACCACCTCGGCCTCGACACCGTCAACGCCACCATGGCCGCCCTCGGGCTGCCCCGTACCATCGCCGTCCACAACCAGGCCGGCCTCTACGCCACGATGGTCGACGACACCGGCTCCGGCGGGCCCGCCGCCCTCGTCGACCCCGCCGCCGTCGCCCGCCTCACCGTCCTGGACCCCCACCGCACCAACCGGTCCACCCCGCGCGAGATCACCGCGCTGCTCACCGCGATCTGGCGCGACGACCTCTGCCCGCCGCCCTGGGCCGAGGAGTTGCGCGCGGTCCTCGGCGTTCAGGCCTGGAGTCACCGGCTGGCCTCCGGCTTTCCCTTCGACGACGTACGCGTCAGCGGGAAGACCGGCACCCTGCCCACTCAGCGCCACGAGGCGGGTGTCGTCGAATACCCCGATGGCGGGCGGTACGCCGTCGCCGTCTTCACCCGCGCCGCCTCCACGGCCGTTACGTTGCCTGCGGCGGACGCCGCCATTGGCCGTGCGGCCCGCATTGCCGTCGATGCGCTCAGGGCCCGGCGCGGCGGGCCCTGA
- a CDS encoding ribose-phosphate diphosphokinase codes for MTGIKTTGEKKLMLFSGRAHPELAEEVAHQLGVGLVPTKAFDFANGEIYVRFQESARGADCFLIQSHTAPINKWIMEQLIMIDALKRASARSITVIIPSYGYARQDKKHKGREPISARLVADLLKTAGADRILTVDLHTDQIQGFFDGPVDHLTALPVLADYVGAKVDRSKLTIVSPDAGRVRVADRWCDRLDAPLAIVHKRRDKDVANTVTVHEVVGDVKGRVCVLVDDMIDTGGTICAAADALFAHGAEDVIVTATHGILSGPAADRLKNSKVSEFVFTNTLPDPSDLELDKITVLSIAPSIARAVREVFEDGSVTSLFEEN; via the coding sequence GTGACCGGGATCAAGACGACCGGCGAGAAGAAGCTGATGCTCTTCTCCGGCCGCGCCCACCCCGAGCTGGCCGAGGAGGTTGCGCACCAGTTGGGTGTGGGCCTCGTGCCGACGAAGGCCTTCGACTTCGCGAACGGTGAGATCTACGTTCGTTTCCAGGAGTCGGCGCGAGGTGCGGACTGCTTCCTGATCCAGAGCCACACGGCTCCGATCAACAAGTGGATCATGGAGCAGTTGATCATGATCGACGCCCTGAAGCGGGCGTCGGCGCGATCCATCACCGTGATCATTCCGTCCTACGGCTATGCCCGTCAGGACAAGAAGCACAAGGGCCGCGAGCCGATCTCGGCCCGCCTGGTGGCCGACCTCCTGAAGACGGCGGGCGCGGACCGCATCCTCACGGTGGACCTGCACACCGACCAGATCCAGGGCTTCTTCGACGGCCCGGTGGACCATCTGACGGCGCTGCCGGTCCTCGCGGACTACGTGGGCGCGAAGGTCGACCGCTCGAAGCTGACGATCGTCTCCCCCGACGCGGGCCGGGTGCGGGTCGCCGACCGCTGGTGCGACCGTCTGGACGCGCCGCTGGCGATCGTGCACAAGCGCCGTGACAAGGACGTCGCCAACACGGTGACGGTGCACGAGGTCGTCGGTGACGTGAAGGGCCGCGTCTGCGTCCTGGTGGACGACATGATCGACACGGGTGGCACGATCTGCGCCGCCGCGGACGCGCTGTTCGCGCACGGTGCGGAGGACGTCATCGTGACGGCCACGCACGGCATCCTGTCGGGTCCGGCCGCGGACCGTCTGAAGAACTCCAAGGTGAGCGAGTTCGTGTTCACGAACACGCTGCCGGACCCGTCCGACCTGGAGCTCGACAAGATCACGGTGCTCTCGATCGCCCCGTCGATCGCGCGCGCGGTGCGCGAGGTGTTCGAGGACGGTTCGGTAACGAGCCTCTTCGAGGAGAACTAG
- the glmU gene encoding bifunctional UDP-N-acetylglucosamine diphosphorylase/glucosamine-1-phosphate N-acetyltransferase GlmU: protein MSATRPAAVVVLAAGEGTRMKSATPKVLHEICGRSLVGHVVAAARELDPEHLVVVVGHAREQVSAHLGAIDAEVRTAVQYEQNGTGHAVRMALEELGQSIEGTVVVVCGDTPLLTGATLAELTRTHESDRNAVTVLTAEIADSTGYGRIVRDDVSGAVTAIVEHKDATDAQRAIREINSGVFAFDGALLADALGKVRTDNSQGEEYLTDVLGILREAGHRVGASLAGDFREILGINNRVQLAEARRLLNDRLLERAMLAGVTVVDPATTFVDVQVTFEQDAVVLPGTQLLGATHVASGAEVGPNARLTNTVVGRGARVDNTVSYDSQVGEGATVGPYAYLRPGTRLGVKAKVGTYVETKNATIGDGSKVPHLSYVGDATIGEFSNIGAASVFVNYDGEAKHHTTIGSHCRTGSDNMFVAPVTVGDGAYTAAGSVITKDVPPGSLAVARGQQRNIEGWVERKRPGSAAAQAAQAAAERPAGEN from the coding sequence GTGAGCGCAACCCGCCCGGCCGCCGTCGTCGTCCTCGCCGCGGGTGAGGGCACCCGCATGAAGTCGGCCACTCCCAAGGTTCTGCACGAGATCTGCGGGCGCTCGCTCGTCGGCCATGTCGTGGCGGCCGCCCGCGAGCTGGACCCCGAGCACCTCGTCGTGGTCGTGGGCCACGCCCGCGAGCAGGTCTCCGCCCACCTGGGTGCGATCGACGCCGAGGTGCGCACCGCGGTGCAGTACGAGCAGAACGGCACCGGGCACGCGGTGCGGATGGCGCTGGAGGAGCTGGGCCAGTCCATCGAGGGCACGGTCGTGGTGGTCTGTGGTGACACCCCGCTGCTGACCGGCGCCACGCTGGCGGAGCTGACCCGTACGCACGAGTCGGACCGCAACGCGGTCACCGTGCTGACCGCCGAGATCGCCGACTCCACCGGGTACGGCCGCATCGTGCGCGACGACGTCTCCGGCGCGGTCACCGCGATCGTCGAGCACAAGGACGCCACCGACGCGCAGCGCGCGATCCGTGAGATCAACTCGGGTGTGTTCGCGTTCGACGGGGCGCTTTTGGCGGATGCGTTGGGCAAGGTGCGTACCGACAACAGTCAGGGCGAGGAGTACCTGACGGATGTGTTGGGGATTCTGCGTGAGGCGGGGCATCGGGTCGGTGCGTCGTTGGCGGGGGACTTCCGGGAGATCCTGGGGATCAACAACCGGGTGCAGTTGGCCGAGGCGCGGCGGTTGTTGAACGACCGTCTGCTGGAGCGGGCGATGTTGGCGGGTGTGACGGTGGTGGATCCGGCCACGACGTTCGTCGATGTGCAGGTGACGTTCGAGCAGGACGCGGTGGTGCTTCCGGGTACGCAGTTGCTGGGTGCGACGCATGTGGCTTCGGGTGCGGAGGTGGGTCCCAACGCGCGGCTGACGAACACGGTGGTGGGTCGGGGCGCTCGGGTCGACAACACGGTGTCGTACGACTCGCAGGTGGGTGAGGGTGCGACGGTCGGTCCGTACGCCTATCTGCGGCCGGGTACGCGTCTTGGTGTGAAGGCCAAGGTCGGCACGTATGTGGAGACGAAGAACGCGACGATCGGTGATGGGTCGAAGGTTCCGCATCTGTCGTATGTGGGGGACGCGACGATCGGGGAGTTCTCGAACATCGGCGCGGCCAGTGTGTTCGTGAACTACGACGGTGAGGCCAAGCACCACACGACGATCGGCTCACATTGCAGGACGGGTTCGGACAACATGTTTGTTGCTCCCGTCACAGTGGGGGACGGTGCGTACACCGCCGCGGGTTCGGTGATCACGAAGGATGTGCCGCCCGGTTCGTTGGCCGTGGCCCGTGGCCAGCAGCGGAATATCGAGGGTTGGGTGGAGCGCAAGCGTCCGGGTAGTGCTGCCGCGCAGGCCGCTCAGGCTGCGGCCGAGCGTCCGGCTGGGGAGAACTGA